The nucleotide sequence AAAACATTATTTATCATCCCTTAATTAATAGTTTTCATATTTAatgacatattattttttaaaatatcattttcacaTCTACCTAATTCCCTTGCAATGTCTATTGTCCCCTGATCTGATCATAAATATCTAGATGGCACCCCCTTAAGTATATGACAATTGCTgttgtttatattttgctttttatcaaCCATGTATCCTTTGTCAGTTTTCATAATGTcttaatattttatcattgtaTATGAAGGGTGGGTGATCCCTTCATAAAAGACAAAAGTCAGAATTCATCAGTCTCACTATCAACATATGTTCAACAGTGcgcttttcaaaataaatagctttatatttttccttatttgtaaaatatcatgatttacaaaacatgaaaatactaaaaatcttttatttttgcatagACACTCCCACACACTAAGACCAGCACATATAAAATACGACCACTCTATTGTGAATCCTGCTttaattacatattaatatataattaactgTATGTCTATAAATATAGTCATGTAATCACTTTACTGCTTATATAGTGTTCcataatttaacaaaatttaatttctgattaatatgtaaatttatatctACAGTTTTGCTATTATACATAAGAATGCGATCAGCAACTTTACCTATATCTTTGAACATTCATTCAATTATTCCTTTAGGGCAAATTCCTAGAATATGAttacatgtatatgtaaaattttgATTAACACTATCAAAATTCTAACCCTcaaatttattcaaatatatgtgCTCAATTGAATTGAGTTTTTATAAAGCTGTTTTAtcttttacaaaacattttatcttagcttatatttttataattagtaaTAAATTTTCTTAGATTTGTCagcaattttaacattttatttgtgtgttGTATGAATTGTCTCTTCTATTAGATGTTTGTCTTTAATCCTTTAATCCCAAATATGGCATATGTGCAGCCAAGACATTTGCCCTTTAGGTTAAAAATTTCATATACTAACTTCCCTGAACAGAAATGATGAATGtttatcattattaatttttaccattttagcttttgaatttttcaactttcttttgttGTCCCAGTAAGTGCAAACaaatataatatttgttttttggcCCTTAGCAATTTTTTAATATCCAAATAGCTCAACTCCAGAAGGTATTGAATGAGCTCAACACATGTGTTATGCCCTCATTTTGGGTTGGCCAGTCAGGCTGAAAAGACCCTGCCACACCTACTCACTCTTTGTAGAGACTAGGGCAGGTCCGTTCACAAACATCCATGCTTCAACACGCTCATCTATGCACGGAAGGTGCTGCAACACCTTAACATTGTTTCTTTCCAAAACTTACTTCCATATTACTCTCAAAAGAAACATGAATCCTAAATAATTAACTCCATCATCAAATAATGAATTTTCCAAGATAATCCTTGACTACAAGATTTCTGGTTTAAGATTGGTTCTGATTGGCAGTCTATAACGCTTCCTCTACCAATTCCCACTAAAGTAGATGTAGACACACTGGaaagtagacacacacacacacacacacacacacagagtaagtTGAGCTACTAGTAAAAATCCCTTTAGGAATCTTAAATAGAATCGTAAAGGAATTTTCACTAGTAGGTCAATTTAACTGAATTGCAAAACTCAAATGATAGTGTTGTATGTATATGTCTCCCATGGAAACCAAGCAAACAAGCCAGCCTTAAAAAAGATACAagtatatttcattcttttcccaCAGTGTTCCCCCTAATTCAGAAACACAAGATTCGCACTAAATAGAAACTGGGCAACTGTGTCCTTCCTGAATAGAAGCCTCCTTCTGAGAAAGCCAGACTCTTGCTCTTATCATTATTATGATCACCCCACCTTCCCCTGACTTCTATTATCTTTCTACATCTAGTCCCACTCTCAGAAACAACAGAGCAATTGGGCGGTAAGAGAGTGTGTGCATAGCGTGTTTGTTGGGAATcatagaaagaaagaagccaaccCCCACAGCCCAGTGTATTTTAGAAGATACGGCACTCATCAGTAAAAAGTTATCGGAACAGTTAGGGACTGAAAATTCCTGGCAATATCCAACATGAACACCGGAAATAGCCTAACTATGcagtaattataaaatgtttatatatactaTTTAAATATAGTGGGTAGTATGTGacattaaaattagatttttgataaaatgtgatgagaagaaaaaaagccaCCCTGCGGCCGGGGCCGGAGCTGGAGCCGCCGTCTGGAGCTCCCCCGCGCGGACGATGCCTGCGGTGCCCGCCCGGGGCTCTGGGCTGTGAGGCCTGGGGCCCGGGGTAGCTATGGCGTCAGCAAGCGCGGCCCGCGGCGCCGCCTGACAGGTGTGGgccccggcggcggcggcgcggagcAGCACGTAGGCCAAGAGGTGCAAGGGTTCGGCTGTGCCCTCCGACAGCCAGGCCCGCGAGAAGCTGACTTGGGATGCCCCACCCCTCCACAAAGATGACTGTCCCCTCTGCCCAGCCTCTGGGTCATTTTGGAGAAGAGGCTCTTCTGGCCGCAAGGTGGTTGGCGCTGTATGTCTATGAGTACCTGCTGCACATCGGTGCCCAGAAGTCAGCCCAGACCTTCCTGTCTGAGATCCGATGGGAGAAGAACATCACGCTGGGGGAGCCCCCCGGGTTCCTGCACTCCTGGTGGTGCGTCTTCTGGGACCTGTACTGCGCAGCGCCTGACCGAAGAGAGGCCTGCGAGCACTCCGGCGAGGCCAAGGCCTTCCAGGACTATAGCGCTGCAGCCGCCCCCAGCCCTGTGATGGGGAGTATGGCCCCAGGTGACGCAATGGCCGCAGGCCCCACGGCAGCTGGCTTCTTCCAGGGCCCCCCCGGCTCCCAGCCATCCCCCCACAACCCCAACGCCCCCGTGATGGGGCCTTACGGTCAGCCCTTCATGTCACTGCGCTTCCTAGGGGGCCCCCGGCCCACCCTGCGGATGCTGAGTCAGCCTCCCGCAGGCCTCCCCggctcccagcccctcctccctggcACCATGGAGCCCTCCCCACGAGCCCAGGGGCATCCGAGCATGGGCGGCCCAATGCAGAGGGTGACGCCTCCTCGCGGCATTGCCAGCGTGGGGCCCCAGAGCT is from Pan troglodytes isolate AG18354 chromosome 17, NHGRI_mPanTro3-v2.0_pri, whole genome shotgun sequence and encodes:
- the LOC107969428 gene encoding LOW QUALITY PROTEIN: single-stranded DNA-binding protein 4-like (The sequence of the model RefSeq protein was modified relative to this genomic sequence to represent the inferred CDS: deleted 1 base in 1 codon) — its product is MPHPSTKMTVPSAQPLGHFGEEALLAARWLALYVYEYLLHIGAQKSAQTFLSEIRWEKNITLGEPPGFLHSWWCVFWDLYCAAPDRREACEHSGEAKAFQDYSAAAAPSPVMGSMAPGDAMAAGPTAAGFFQGPPGSQPSPHNPNAPVMGPYGQPFMSLRFLGGPRPTLRMLSQPPAGLPGSQPLLPGTMEPSPRAQGHPSMGGPMQRVTPPRGIASVGPQSYGGGMRPPPNSLAGPGLPAMNMGPGVRGPWASPSENSIPYSSSSPGSYTGPPGGGGPPGTPIMPSPGDSTNSSENMYTIMNPIGPGAGRANFPLGTGPEGPMAAMSAMEPHHVSGSLGSGDMDGLRKSSPGAVAGLSNAPGTPRDDGEMAATGTFLHLFPSESVSDCFDSPPPGAASGRRGLAGRPRRGGRGARARP